A portion of the Sphingobacterium spiritivorum genome contains these proteins:
- the dapA gene encoding 4-hydroxy-tetrahydrodipicolinate synthase: MNELHGAGVALVTPFNAEGSIDFEALAQLIELQINEGMNYLVSLGTTGEVATLSKEERKRIWDFTAKQVNGRVPLVAGIGGNHTAEIVTQVQEFDNSAYCAILSVSPYYNKPTQEGIYQHYKAIATASKLPVILYNVPGRTGSNMTAETTIRLAKDFDNIVAIKEASANFAQFSTIMRDKPEGFLLISGDDPATLPMMALGAVGIISVVGNAYPAKVATLSRLCAEGNYADAREIHNELLEITDLCFIEGNPAGVKYILQQKGIGRDHVRLPLVPVSVRTQQAIEQEMKTLG, translated from the coding sequence ATGAACGAGCTTCACGGAGCAGGAGTCGCATTAGTCACTCCGTTTAATGCAGAAGGATCCATTGATTTTGAAGCCCTGGCACAACTGATCGAGCTTCAGATCAATGAAGGTATGAACTATTTGGTTTCTTTAGGAACTACAGGCGAAGTCGCTACACTTTCTAAAGAAGAACGAAAGCGTATCTGGGATTTTACTGCCAAACAGGTGAATGGCCGCGTTCCATTGGTTGCCGGAATTGGTGGAAATCATACTGCAGAAATTGTCACTCAGGTACAGGAATTTGACAACAGTGCGTACTGTGCAATTCTTTCTGTTTCTCCATATTATAACAAACCGACGCAAGAGGGTATCTACCAGCATTATAAGGCAATAGCTACCGCTTCAAAACTTCCGGTTATCTTATATAATGTTCCGGGAAGAACGGGCAGCAACATGACAGCTGAAACAACTATTCGTCTGGCAAAGGATTTTGACAATATCGTAGCGATTAAAGAAGCATCAGCGAATTTTGCTCAATTCAGTACCATTATGAGAGATAAACCTGAAGGATTTCTCCTTATTTCGGGAGATGATCCGGCTACACTGCCCATGATGGCATTGGGAGCTGTAGGTATTATTTCAGTAGTTGGAAATGCATATCCGGCAAAAGTAGCTACCTTATCCAGACTTTGTGCAGAAGGTAACTATGCGGATGCAAGAGAAATTCATAATGAATTACTGGAAATAACGGATCTATGCTTTATAGAAGGTAATCCAGCCGGTGTCAAATACATATTACAACAGAAAGGTATTGGCAGAGACCATGTGCGCCTTCCTCTTGTACCTGTAAGTGTCAGAACTCAACAGGCGATTGAACAGGAAATGAAAACATTAGGATAA
- the nudK gene encoding GDP-mannose pyrophosphatase NudK: MIDKVKIVDTQILSDNWYVLRKITYEYVKKDGTKQRQSREAYDRGNGATILLYNEKQKTVILTRQFRLPTYVNGNSSGMLIETCAGLLDQDNPEDCIRRETEEETGYKIKDVRKVFEAYMSPGSVTEILYFFIAAYDKEMKVTEGGGLEQEEENIEVLEYPIEDAMNMITSGEIKDGKTIMLLQYIKLHGIL; the protein is encoded by the coding sequence ATGATTGACAAAGTAAAGATTGTAGATACGCAGATCCTTTCAGATAACTGGTATGTATTGCGTAAAATTACCTATGAATACGTCAAAAAAGACGGGACAAAACAAAGACAGAGCAGGGAAGCATACGACCGGGGCAACGGAGCTACTATTTTGCTTTATAATGAGAAGCAAAAAACAGTGATTCTGACCAGGCAATTCAGGTTACCTACCTATGTCAATGGCAATAGCAGTGGCATGCTTATAGAAACCTGTGCAGGATTATTAGATCAGGATAATCCGGAAGACTGCATAAGAAGGGAGACGGAAGAAGAGACCGGTTATAAAATAAAAGATGTCCGCAAAGTATTTGAAGCATATATGTCTCCAGGCTCGGTAACGGAAATTTTATATTTTTTTATTGCTGCATATGATAAAGAGATGAAAGTCACAGAGGGGGGAGGATTGGAGCAGGAGGAAGAGAATATAGAAGTGCTGGAGTATCCTATCGAAGATGCCATGAATATGATAACAAGTGGCGAAATCAAAGACGGTAAAACAATTATGTTACTCCAGTATATAAAATTGCATGGAATTTTATAG
- a CDS encoding DUF2314 domain-containing protein → MASNEIFFAPGDSPKMMDAFKNAQQTFKYFWREWSWENRRIIPGLTVACVKVAFSERQADQEDPLVEHMWINEVDFDGINIRGVLVNSPNALTNIANGDFVEIPLEQISDWLFAIPENKPKGLSKLFSGNPLPRAYGGFTIQAMRSDMSVQERKEHDKAWGLEFGDYKETLIVNQQKEHPENLEEHPMSKNMREKLIEFIKDNPDELSHIDEEGYTLLHRETIAGNQTSVEVLLAAGMDKDVKTNQGYTALDFARKLDWQHIIPLFETK, encoded by the coding sequence ATGGCAAGTAACGAAATATTTTTTGCGCCCGGAGATAGTCCAAAGATGATGGACGCTTTTAAAAATGCACAACAGACCTTTAAATATTTTTGGCGGGAATGGTCCTGGGAAAACAGACGAATTATCCCCGGGTTGACTGTAGCCTGTGTAAAGGTCGCTTTTTCAGAGCGACAGGCAGATCAGGAAGACCCTTTGGTGGAACATATGTGGATCAATGAAGTCGATTTTGACGGAATTAATATACGAGGGGTTTTAGTCAATAGCCCTAATGCATTGACCAATATTGCGAATGGCGATTTTGTCGAAATTCCTTTAGAGCAGATCAGTGACTGGTTATTTGCGATACCGGAAAATAAACCAAAAGGTCTTTCCAAGCTTTTTTCAGGAAATCCTTTACCAAGAGCATATGGTGGATTTACAATACAGGCTATGCGCTCCGATATGTCTGTACAGGAACGCAAAGAGCATGACAAAGCCTGGGGTCTGGAATTTGGCGATTACAAGGAAACGTTAATTGTTAATCAGCAAAAAGAACATCCTGAAAATTTGGAAGAGCATCCGATGAGTAAAAATATGAGAGAAAAGCTTATCGAATTTATAAAAGATAACCCCGATGAACTTTCCCATATAGACGAAGAAGGGTATACACTATTGCACAGGGAAACCATTGCTGGAAATCAGACTTCTGTGGAAGTGCTGTTAGCGGCGGGAATGGATAAAGATGTCAAAACAAACCAGGGATATACAGCTCTTGATTTTGCCAGAAAACTGGATTGGCAGCATATTATTCCTTTATTTGAAACTAAGTAG
- a CDS encoding PDZ domain-containing protein, with amino-acid sequence MRYLIIILFLCYVFPIHAQGHFEFIKGEDKAVIPFQFVRNLVLVPIKINGVDLIFLVDTGVKETILFSLEDNTLSFKNTKKLKFNGLGENEGIEAIQATGNTVEVGGELIDTTHTVYVILNSDFNFSAYVGVPINGILGSHFFKDHPVEVDFVKHKLTVYRDSEQIVRKVRKYERLDIELENSRPYIDAWLSLQQEKKKAKMLVDMGNSDAIMVFPSRVPGFRLNEPSIEEFIGRGFSGDIHGRMSRIHQFQMGKFNFRTPTSSFPDSIAVRSAKLVKDRVGSVGNEILMRFSIIFDYTSQAIYIRKNKFYNKPFLVDMSGLDVKHDGMIWVQDWVKVNIPSEVTNDQLTSPKPVYEASTGALQYKFVLKPSYSIVSVRKGSPAESAGLKKGDMLISINRRLTGMMSLDQIQHSLSEDEGKKINMVVRRNDQDFKVSFRLKDPIPYVEPS; translated from the coding sequence ATGAGATACCTTATCATCATATTATTTTTATGCTATGTATTTCCTATACATGCCCAAGGGCATTTTGAATTTATAAAAGGTGAAGATAAAGCCGTCATCCCTTTTCAATTCGTAAGAAATCTGGTTTTGGTCCCTATCAAGATTAATGGGGTGGATCTGATATTTCTGGTAGATACCGGAGTTAAGGAAACCATCTTATTTAGTCTGGAAGACAATACGCTAAGCTTTAAAAATACCAAAAAGCTTAAGTTTAACGGATTAGGCGAAAATGAAGGGATAGAAGCTATTCAGGCAACAGGCAATACAGTAGAGGTGGGTGGAGAACTCATAGATACTACACACACAGTGTATGTTATATTGAATAGTGATTTTAATTTTTCAGCTTATGTTGGAGTACCTATAAATGGCATTCTGGGGAGTCATTTTTTTAAAGATCATCCGGTAGAAGTAGATTTTGTCAAGCATAAGCTTACAGTTTACAGAGATAGCGAGCAGATTGTACGAAAAGTCAGAAAATATGAACGTCTGGATATAGAACTGGAAAACAGCAGACCTTATATTGATGCCTGGTTATCCTTGCAGCAGGAGAAGAAAAAGGCCAAAATGCTGGTCGATATGGGGAATAGTGATGCTATAATGGTGTTTCCTTCGCGGGTACCGGGTTTCAGACTGAATGAGCCGAGTATAGAAGAATTTATAGGTCGGGGATTTAGCGGAGATATACATGGCAGGATGAGTCGTATCCATCAGTTTCAGATGGGCAAATTTAACTTCAGGACCCCTACATCCTCTTTCCCGGACAGTATTGCCGTCCGATCTGCCAAACTGGTAAAAGATAGGGTAGGCTCAGTTGGGAATGAAATTCTGATGCGGTTTAGTATTATATTTGATTACACAAGTCAGGCTATTTATATCCGTAAGAATAAATTTTACAATAAGCCTTTTCTGGTAGATATGAGTGGGCTGGATGTAAAGCATGATGGCATGATATGGGTGCAGGATTGGGTAAAGGTAAATATTCCGTCAGAGGTGACAAATGATCAGTTGACCAGTCCCAAGCCTGTTTATGAAGCATCTACCGGAGCTTTACAGTATAAATTTGTGCTGAAGCCTTCGTACTCTATTGTCAGCGTCAGAAAAGGTTCTCCTGCAGAAAGTGCGGGGTTGAAAAAAGGAGATATGCTCATCAGTATCAACAGAAGATTGACGGGAATGATGTCTCTGGATCAGATCCAACATTCTCTCAGTGAAGATGAAGGGAAAAAAATTAACATGGTCGTCCGGAGAAATGATCAGGATTTTAAGGTTTCTTTCCGGCTTAAAGACCCCATTCCTTATGTAGAACCATCGTAA
- the ligA gene encoding NAD-dependent DNA ligase LigA — translation MSAFEIQEKIAQLTQELNHYNYQYYVLAQSLISDYDFDQKLKELEALELQYPQFADPNSPTRRVGGDITSKFNTVKHRWPMLSLGNTYSQDELRDFDQRVRKIIGDDFEYVCELKFDGLSISLTYKDGKLVQGVTRGDGTQGDEVTANVRTIRSIPLTLKTQDYPEEFEIRGEIFMHKSAFLRLNKEREENGDQIYANPRNFAAGTIKLQDSAEVARRPLDCFLYFLYMDNRRKHFSTHWESLEAVRTWGFHVCDHTRLCSNIDDVFSFINYWDTERHNLSYEIDGIVIKVNDYAQQEELGFTAKNPRWATSYKFKAERVETILKSISYQVGRTGAVTPVANLQPVSLAGTTVKRASLHNANEIARLDLHEQDTVYVEKGGEIIPKVIAANLEKRKPDALPFHYPTHCPECQTLLVREEGEAVHYCPNEDGCPPQIIGKMQHFIGRKMMDIEGMGNETIETFFKKGLIRNVVDIYSLNEHEEDLQQLERFGQKSIDNMLKGIEKSKEKPFEKVLFALGIRHVGETIAKKLALYFKNIDALAQASVEEIASVQDIGGRIAESVHQYLNTPIHQQQIQKLKDYGLQFEIEEKEVVLAGNGLEGKTFLISGVFADFSREELTALIESHGGKMVSSISAKLNYLVAGDKMGPSKLAKAEKLQVPIINEQELLVLINN, via the coding sequence ATGTCGGCATTTGAAATTCAAGAAAAAATAGCACAGCTCACTCAGGAACTTAATCATTACAACTATCAGTATTATGTCCTGGCGCAGAGTCTTATTTCTGATTATGATTTTGATCAGAAGCTCAAAGAGTTAGAAGCTCTTGAATTGCAATACCCGCAGTTTGCTGACCCTAACTCTCCTACCCGTCGTGTAGGAGGAGATATTACATCCAAATTTAATACTGTCAAGCACCGTTGGCCGATGCTGTCTCTCGGTAATACTTACAGTCAGGATGAGCTACGGGATTTCGATCAACGGGTACGAAAAATCATCGGTGACGATTTTGAATATGTATGTGAATTAAAATTTGACGGACTTTCCATTAGTCTGACCTACAAAGATGGTAAACTCGTACAAGGAGTAACCAGAGGAGACGGAACACAGGGAGATGAAGTAACTGCCAATGTAAGGACAATCCGCAGCATTCCGCTTACGCTCAAAACCCAAGATTATCCGGAAGAATTTGAGATCCGTGGCGAGATATTCATGCATAAATCTGCCTTCCTGAGACTGAATAAAGAACGGGAAGAAAACGGTGATCAGATCTATGCCAATCCCCGAAATTTTGCTGCAGGAACAATCAAACTACAGGATTCTGCGGAAGTCGCCAGAAGGCCTTTAGACTGTTTTCTGTATTTTCTGTATATGGACAACAGAAGAAAACATTTCAGTACACACTGGGAAAGTCTTGAAGCTGTCCGAACATGGGGATTTCATGTCTGTGATCATACCCGATTGTGCAGTAATATAGATGATGTGTTTTCTTTTATTAATTACTGGGATACGGAAAGACATAATCTGAGTTATGAAATCGATGGTATAGTCATCAAGGTTAATGATTATGCTCAACAGGAAGAATTGGGCTTTACAGCCAAAAATCCGCGTTGGGCTACGTCTTATAAATTCAAAGCAGAACGGGTAGAGACTATTTTAAAGTCCATCAGTTATCAGGTAGGCCGTACAGGAGCAGTCACACCTGTAGCCAATCTGCAACCTGTTTCACTGGCCGGAACTACAGTAAAACGAGCCTCTCTTCATAATGCAAATGAAATAGCACGTCTTGATCTGCATGAACAGGATACTGTTTACGTAGAAAAAGGTGGCGAAATCATCCCTAAAGTCATTGCCGCCAATCTGGAAAAACGCAAACCAGATGCGCTGCCATTTCATTATCCTACACACTGTCCGGAATGCCAGACCTTACTCGTTCGTGAAGAAGGAGAAGCTGTACATTACTGTCCAAATGAAGATGGATGCCCTCCTCAGATTATAGGTAAGATGCAACATTTTATCGGACGTAAAATGATGGATATCGAAGGTATGGGAAATGAAACAATTGAGACTTTTTTCAAAAAAGGATTGATTCGGAATGTCGTAGATATCTACAGCCTGAACGAGCATGAAGAAGATCTGCAACAACTGGAGCGCTTCGGACAAAAGTCTATTGACAATATGCTCAAGGGCATAGAGAAATCCAAAGAAAAGCCTTTTGAAAAAGTACTTTTTGCATTGGGTATACGTCATGTAGGAGAAACTATTGCAAAAAAACTGGCTTTATATTTTAAGAATATTGATGCATTAGCACAAGCTTCTGTAGAAGAAATCGCATCCGTACAGGATATCGGAGGTCGTATTGCCGAAAGTGTGCATCAATATCTGAATACACCGATACATCAGCAGCAGATACAAAAATTAAAAGATTACGGACTGCAGTTTGAGATTGAAGAAAAGGAAGTAGTACTTGCCGGAAATGGCCTGGAAGGAAAGACTTTTCTGATCTCCGGTGTATTTGCTGATTTTTCAAGAGAAGAATTAACAGCACTTATTGAGAGTCACGGAGGTAAGATGGTAAGCAGTATCTCTGCCAAACTTAATTATCTCGTAGCAGGAGACAAGATGGGACCATCCAAACTCGCAAAAGCAGAAAAATTACAGGTTCCAATTATCAACGAACAGGAACTGCTGGTTTTGATAAACAACTAA
- a CDS encoding MBL fold metallo-hydrolase, with the protein MIKIHHINCLKIVTVVNANVIGHCVLIESDHELFLIDTGVGLLDTRHPNERIGEQLIEMAGFRFNEDWTAVRQISALGLENKPVTHCIISHLDPDHIGGLADFPDATVHIGKEEYDNFDSGNPRYLTHMLDHHPVIQTYAETTDKWFGLEARKVNINPGIDIYLIPLFGHTLGHCGVAFRQNDKWFFYIGDAYYMKIELTDKGHPVNDLAKARADNNEWRLNTLHKIREFINHHPDVEVFGYHDIEEFNSLLKEIK; encoded by the coding sequence ATGATAAAAATACACCATATTAACTGCCTGAAGATCGTAACAGTAGTGAATGCCAATGTGATAGGACATTGTGTATTGATCGAATCGGATCATGAACTATTTCTTATAGACACTGGTGTTGGCCTTTTGGATACGAGGCATCCCAATGAAAGAATAGGAGAGCAGTTGATAGAAATGGCAGGATTCCGCTTTAATGAAGACTGGACTGCAGTAAGGCAAATTAGTGCATTAGGATTGGAGAATAAACCTGTCACACATTGCATTATTTCCCATCTGGATCCGGATCATATAGGAGGACTTGCTGATTTTCCTGATGCTACAGTACATATTGGAAAAGAAGAATATGACAATTTTGATAGTGGAAATCCACGTTATCTGACGCATATGCTGGATCATCATCCTGTGATACAAACATATGCCGAAACTACGGATAAATGGTTTGGTCTGGAAGCCAGAAAAGTTAATATTAATCCGGGTATTGATATATACCTTATTCCTCTATTCGGGCATACACTGGGACATTGTGGAGTGGCATTCCGACAGAATGATAAATGGTTCTTTTATATAGGCGATGCCTACTATATGAAAATAGAGCTGACAGATAAGGGGCATCCTGTCAATGATCTGGCGAAGGCCAGAGCGGATAATAATGAATGGAGGTTGAATACACTGCATAAAATACGTGAATTTATAAATCATCATCCTGATGTAGAGGTTTTTGGTTATCACGATATTGAAGAATTCAACTCACTGCTGAAGGAGATAAAATAA